A section of the Streptomyces sp. V3I8 genome encodes:
- a CDS encoding DNA polymerase III subunit delta', translated as MTVWDDLVGQEKVSEQLAAAARDADTLVTAVAAGTPSPEASKMTHAWLFTGPPGSGRSTTARAFAAALQCISPDRALGGVPGCGFCDGCHTSLIGTHADVQIIRTDLLSIGVKETRDLVRRAQLSPAVGRWQVIVLEDADRLTEGAGNVLLKAVEEPAPRTVWLLCAPSLEDVLPTIRSRCRHLTLRTPPVAAVADVLVRRDGIEPDVAAAVARATQGHIGRARRLATDERARARRAAVLKLPLRVEDVGGCLRAAQELIDAASEDAKQVAEETDAKETEDMKTALGAGQGGRMPRGTAGVMKELEDKQKRRKTRTQRDSLDLALTDLTAFYRDVLALQFGTALALSNTEMQDTLDRLARASSPETTLRRIEAIAACRVALDRNVAPLLAVEAMTMALRAG; from the coding sequence ATGACCGTATGGGACGACCTGGTGGGCCAGGAGAAGGTGAGCGAACAGCTCGCGGCCGCCGCGCGGGACGCCGACACCCTGGTCACCGCCGTCGCGGCCGGGACGCCGTCGCCCGAGGCGTCGAAGATGACGCACGCCTGGCTCTTCACCGGGCCGCCGGGTTCGGGCCGTTCCACCACGGCCCGTGCCTTCGCGGCGGCTCTCCAGTGCATCAGCCCCGACCGCGCCCTCGGCGGGGTCCCCGGCTGCGGGTTCTGCGACGGCTGCCACACGAGCCTGATCGGTACGCACGCGGACGTGCAGATCATCCGCACCGACCTGCTCTCCATCGGTGTGAAGGAGACCCGCGACCTGGTCCGCCGCGCCCAGCTGTCCCCGGCGGTCGGCCGCTGGCAGGTCATCGTCCTGGAGGACGCCGACCGCCTCACCGAGGGCGCGGGCAACGTACTGCTGAAGGCCGTCGAGGAACCGGCCCCCCGTACGGTCTGGCTCCTGTGCGCGCCCTCCCTGGAGGACGTGCTGCCGACGATCCGCTCCCGGTGCCGCCACCTCACGCTCCGGACGCCCCCGGTGGCCGCGGTCGCCGACGTCCTCGTACGCCGCGATGGCATCGAACCGGACGTCGCGGCCGCCGTGGCCCGTGCCACACAGGGGCACATCGGGCGGGCCCGCCGCCTCGCCACGGACGAGCGGGCCCGCGCGCGCCGCGCCGCCGTCCTCAAGCTGCCGCTGCGGGTCGAGGACGTGGGCGGCTGCCTCAGGGCGGCGCAGGAGCTGATCGACGCGGCTTCCGAGGACGCCAAGCAGGTCGCCGAGGAGACCGACGCCAAGGAGACCGAGGACATGAAGACGGCCCTCGGTGCCGGGCAGGGCGGCCGGATGCCGCGCGGCACCGCGGGGGTGATGAAGGAGCTGGAGGACAAGCAGAAGCGCCGCAAGACGCGAACGCAGCGCGACAGCCTGGACCTGGCCCTGACCGACCTCACGGCCTTCTACCGGGACGTGCTCGCGCTGCAGTTCGGCACGGCGCTGGCCCTTTCCAACACGGAGATGCAGGACACCCTGGACCGGCTGGCGCGCGCCTCGTCGCCCGAGACCACCCTGCGCCGGATCGAGGCGATCGCCGCCTGCCGCGTGGCCCTGGACCGGAACGTGGCGCCGCTGCTGGCGGTGGAGGCGATGACGATGGCGTTGCGGGCGGGGTGA
- a CDS encoding alpha/beta hydrolase, with translation MDTRRRPRSLRAHRSLRAYGTLIAAAGLLVSACSTGHSTSTTSPAGSVALRALPETTPAALTPYYGQRPDWRDCGVAGFQCATLKAPLDYAEPAAGDIRLAVARKKATGPGKRLGSLLVNPGGPGGSAVDYLQSYAGIGYPAKVRARYDMVAVDPRGVARSEPVECLTGRRMDAYTQTDTTPDDAREKAGLVDAYKKFAEACGRHSAKLLRHVSTVEAARDMDLVRAALDDEKLTYVGASYGTFLGATYAGLFPERVGRLVLDGAMDPSLPARKMNQDQTAGFETAFRSFAKDCVRESDCPLGGAGTSPEQAGRNLKAFFRQLDSAPVGTGDADGRKLGEALATTGVIAAMYDEGAWPTLREALTTAMREKDGAGLLALSDSYYERAADGRYANLMSANAAVNCLDLPAAFASPEEVEKGVPDFEKASPVFGEGLAWASLSCAYWPVGPTGEPRSIAARGSAPIVVVGTTRDPATPYAWARALASQLSAGTLLTYDGDGHTAYGRGSACIDSAINRYLLEGTPPKNGKRCSAT, from the coding sequence ATGGACACCAGGCGCCGGCCCAGGTCATTGCGGGCCCACCGATCCCTCCGCGCGTACGGCACCCTGATCGCCGCCGCCGGACTCCTCGTCTCCGCCTGCTCCACGGGGCACTCGACGAGCACCACGAGCCCCGCCGGGTCGGTGGCGCTGCGCGCGCTGCCCGAGACCACCCCGGCCGCGCTGACCCCGTACTACGGGCAGCGGCCGGACTGGCGGGACTGCGGTGTCGCCGGCTTCCAGTGCGCCACGCTGAAGGCTCCGCTCGACTACGCCGAGCCGGCCGCGGGCGACATCCGGCTGGCCGTCGCCCGCAAGAAGGCCACGGGACCGGGTAAGCGGCTCGGTTCGCTGCTGGTCAACCCGGGCGGGCCGGGCGGCTCGGCGGTCGACTACCTCCAGTCGTACGCCGGGATCGGCTACCCGGCGAAGGTGCGGGCCCGGTACGACATGGTCGCGGTGGACCCGCGGGGCGTCGCCCGCAGCGAGCCGGTCGAATGCCTCACCGGGCGGCGGATGGACGCGTACACGCAGACGGACACGACCCCGGACGACGCGCGGGAGAAGGCCGGGCTGGTCGACGCCTACAAGAAGTTCGCGGAAGCCTGCGGGCGGCACTCGGCGAAGCTGCTGCGCCACGTGTCCACGGTCGAGGCGGCCCGTGACATGGACCTCGTACGGGCCGCGCTGGACGACGAGAAGCTGACGTACGTGGGGGCGTCCTACGGCACGTTCCTCGGGGCGACCTACGCGGGCCTGTTCCCGGAGCGCGTCGGACGGCTGGTCCTCGACGGGGCGATGGACCCGTCCCTGCCCGCGCGGAAGATGAACCAGGACCAGACGGCCGGCTTCGAGACGGCCTTCCGGTCGTTCGCGAAGGACTGCGTGCGGGAGTCCGACTGCCCGCTGGGCGGGGCGGGCACGTCGCCCGAGCAGGCCGGCAGGAACCTCAAGGCGTTCTTCCGGCAGCTGGACTCCGCCCCCGTCGGCACGGGTGACGCGGACGGCCGCAAGCTGGGCGAGGCACTGGCCACGACGGGCGTCATCGCCGCGATGTACGACGAGGGGGCCTGGCCGACCCTGCGCGAGGCGCTCACCACGGCCATGAGGGAGAAGGACGGCGCGGGCCTGCTCGCCCTGTCCGACAGCTACTACGAGCGGGCCGCGGACGGCCGGTACGCGAACCTGATGTCCGCCAACGCGGCGGTCAACTGCCTGGACCTGCCCGCCGCCTTCGCCTCCCCGGAGGAGGTCGAGAAGGGCGTCCCCGACTTCGAGAAGGCCTCCCCGGTCTTCGGCGAGGGCCTCGCCTGGGCCTCCCTGAGCTGTGCCTACTGGCCGGTGGGGCCGACCGGTGAGCCGCGCAGCATCGCGGCGAGGGGGTCGGCGCCGATCGTCGTGGTCGGCACGACCCGGGACCCGGCGACGCCCTACGCCTGGGCGCGGGCGCTCGCGTCCCAGCTCTCCGCCGGAACGCTCCTCACCTACGACGGCGACGGCCACACGGCGTACGGGCGCGGCAGCGCGTGCATCGACTCGGCGATCAACCGCTACCTGCTCGAAGGCACCCCGCCGAAGAACGGAAAGCGCTGCTCGGCGACGTGA
- a CDS encoding glycosyltransferase family 2 protein, protein MGPRIAVAVVTMGTRPQEVDALLASVAKQDVAPERIVVVGNGCPLPEFAERLGLPGEVTAVEVDENLGCPGGRNVALRRLREFGDVDVVVELDDDGLLVDPDVLRTVRDLYAVEPRLGIVGFRIADENGETQRRHVPRLGAKDPMRGGEVTCFLGGGHALSMKMLEQTGDWPAEFFFAHEETDLAWRAADAGWTIRYEPQLLLQHPKTSPARHAIYHRVTARNRVWLVRRRLPLPLVPVHLVVWIALTLVRTRSAGGLKAWFGGFVEGLRTPAGERRPMRWRTVWRLTRLGRPPVI, encoded by the coding sequence GTGGGACCGCGGATCGCGGTGGCCGTGGTGACGATGGGGACGCGGCCCCAGGAGGTCGACGCGCTGCTCGCGTCGGTGGCCAAGCAGGACGTCGCACCCGAGCGGATCGTCGTCGTCGGCAACGGATGCCCGCTGCCGGAGTTCGCCGAGCGGCTGGGCCTGCCCGGCGAGGTCACCGCCGTCGAGGTCGACGAGAACCTCGGCTGCCCGGGCGGCCGTAACGTCGCACTGCGGCGCCTGCGGGAGTTCGGGGACGTGGACGTCGTCGTCGAGCTGGACGACGACGGGCTGCTCGTCGACCCCGACGTCCTGCGGACGGTACGGGACCTGTACGCCGTCGAGCCGCGGCTGGGCATCGTCGGCTTCCGCATCGCCGACGAGAACGGCGAGACCCAGCGCCGGCACGTGCCCAGGCTCGGGGCCAAGGACCCCATGCGGGGCGGTGAGGTGACCTGCTTCCTCGGCGGCGGTCACGCCCTCTCCATGAAGATGCTCGAGCAGACCGGGGACTGGCCCGCCGAGTTCTTCTTCGCGCACGAGGAGACCGACCTGGCGTGGCGGGCCGCCGACGCCGGCTGGACCATCCGGTACGAACCGCAGCTGCTGCTCCAGCATCCGAAGACGTCACCCGCCCGGCACGCCATCTACCACCGTGTCACCGCCCGCAACCGTGTCTGGCTGGTCAGGCGGCGGCTGCCGCTGCCGCTCGTCCCCGTCCACCTGGTGGTCTGGATCGCGCTGACCCTCGTACGGACGCGGTCCGCCGGTGGGCTGAAGGCGTGGTTCGGCGGCTTCGTGGAAGGGCTGCGGACACCGGCCGGGGAGCGCCGGCCGATGCGCTGGCGGACTGTGTGGCGGCTCACCCGGCTGGGACGGCCGCCCGTCATCTGA
- a CDS encoding bifunctional 3'-5' exonuclease/DNA polymerase — MTDRWALAPAEDGGAELAPLGPDGLPAGPVLREPDLAGSVRSRPDVTRWVWRATAEVYPRLRAAGVRVERCYDLEAAESLLLGHEGRLGEPRSAAAALARLHGGPVPPDPPQRSAQPGSQSSLFEPRPVHVPLAQLVEVYGHQQRRHDATAHPERMRLLTASESAGMLVAAEMNATGLPWSADVHREVLHELLGERYAGGGEPRRLAELAEEVSAAFGRRVRPDLPADVVKAFAQAGIKVRSTRRWELASVDHPAVKPLLEYKKLYRIWVAHGWSWLQDWVRDGRFRPEYLAGGTVTGRWVTNGGGALQIPKVIRRAAVADPGWRLVVADADQMEPRVLAAISRDPGLMEVAGRGSDLYQSVSDRAFSGDRAQAKLAVLGAIYGQTSGDGLKNLALLRRRFPRAVAYVDDAARAGEEGRLVRTWLGRTCPPAAGSDASDEEAGIPDSEQTDGLGGPDGRGGRGAGADPGDGREWAPGYASTDSRARGRFARNFVVQGSAADWTLLVLAGLRRACRDMAAELVFFQHDEVMVHCPAEETDAVVAAIRESAEQAGRLTFGETPVRFPFTTAVVKCYADAK; from the coding sequence ATGACCGACCGGTGGGCCCTCGCGCCGGCCGAGGACGGCGGCGCCGAGCTCGCCCCCCTCGGCCCCGACGGGCTGCCCGCAGGACCGGTCCTGCGGGAGCCGGACCTCGCCGGGTCCGTACGCTCCCGGCCGGACGTCACCCGCTGGGTGTGGCGGGCGACGGCGGAGGTCTATCCCCGCCTGCGCGCGGCGGGCGTCCGCGTGGAGCGATGTTACGACCTGGAGGCGGCCGAGTCCCTCCTGCTCGGCCACGAGGGGCGGCTCGGCGAACCGCGCTCGGCCGCCGCCGCCCTGGCGAGGCTGCACGGCGGCCCGGTACCGCCCGACCCCCCGCAGCGCTCCGCGCAGCCCGGCTCCCAGTCCTCGCTCTTCGAGCCGCGCCCCGTCCACGTACCGCTGGCACAGCTCGTCGAGGTGTACGGCCACCAGCAGCGCAGACACGACGCGACCGCGCACCCCGAGCGGATGCGGCTGCTCACGGCCTCCGAGTCGGCAGGCATGCTCGTCGCCGCGGAGATGAACGCGACCGGGCTGCCGTGGAGCGCGGACGTGCACCGCGAGGTGCTGCACGAACTGCTCGGCGAGCGGTACGCGGGCGGCGGCGAGCCGCGCAGGCTGGCCGAGCTGGCGGAGGAGGTGTCGGCCGCGTTCGGCCGCCGGGTCCGGCCCGACCTGCCCGCGGACGTCGTCAAGGCCTTCGCGCAGGCCGGGATCAAGGTGCGGTCCACCCGCCGCTGGGAGCTGGCGAGCGTCGACCACCCGGCCGTGAAACCGCTGCTCGAGTACAAGAAGCTGTACCGGATCTGGGTCGCCCACGGCTGGTCGTGGCTCCAGGACTGGGTGCGGGACGGGCGGTTCAGACCGGAGTACCTGGCGGGCGGCACCGTCACCGGCCGCTGGGTGACCAACGGCGGCGGCGCGCTGCAGATCCCGAAGGTGATCCGCCGGGCCGCGGTCGCCGACCCGGGCTGGCGACTCGTCGTGGCGGACGCCGACCAGATGGAGCCGCGCGTGCTGGCCGCGATCTCCCGCGACCCCGGACTGATGGAGGTGGCCGGCCGCGGGAGCGACCTCTACCAGTCCGTCTCCGACCGGGCCTTCTCCGGCGACCGCGCGCAGGCGAAGCTCGCCGTCCTCGGCGCGATCTACGGCCAGACCTCCGGCGACGGCCTCAAGAACCTCGCGCTGCTGCGCCGCCGCTTCCCCAGGGCGGTGGCGTACGTGGACGACGCGGCCCGGGCGGGCGAGGAGGGCCGCCTCGTACGGACCTGGCTGGGCCGCACCTGCCCACCGGCGGCGGGCTCGGACGCCTCGGACGAGGAGGCCGGGATCCCGGACAGCGAGCAGACCGACGGCCTGGGTGGCCCGGACGGCCGGGGCGGCCGGGGTGCGGGGGCCGACCCCGGGGACGGCCGGGAGTGGGCGCCGGGGTACGCGTCCACCGACTCGCGCGCCCGGGGCCGCTTCGCCCGCAACTTCGTGGTGCAGGGCAGTGCGGCCGACTGGACCCTCCTCGTGCTGGCCGGACTGCGCCGCGCCTGCCGGGACATGGCGGCCGAGCTGGTCTTCTTCCAGCACGACGAGGTGATGGTGCACTGTCCGGCCGAGGAGACCGACGCGGTGGTCGCGGCGATCCGGGAGTCGGCGGAACAGGCAGGCCGGCTGACGTTCGGGGAGACACCGGTCCGGTTCCCGTTCACGACGGCGGTGGTGAAGTGCTACGCGGACGCGAAGTAG
- a CDS encoding M56 family metallopeptidase, translating into MTVSISLLLMAAVALTAAVVGPRVLTRASWPEREPVLALWVWQCLVATVLLCCLTSLVLSASAVFHTVRVHVFAPAPAAVTEAYDLAAAPPWTTALALLLAGGAAWTTAMLARELVEARRRGNLRRAHLRERAPELPAGLPAARGPLLVLEDEYPDAWWMPGSRPQLVVTTGALQRLTTQQLDAVRAHELGHARAHHDWLLHLSQALAGGFPGIPVFSHFRDQTHRLVELSADDTASRRCGHLTTALALIELNQHRGVLSCATPRPLLHQRVERLLDPPPRLPRTHRRSTTTAAALAPLLPLLIAFAPALTTLGS; encoded by the coding sequence ATGACCGTATCCATCTCCCTCCTCCTGATGGCGGCCGTCGCCCTGACCGCCGCGGTCGTGGGTCCCCGTGTCCTGACCCGCGCCTCCTGGCCCGAGCGGGAGCCGGTGCTCGCGCTGTGGGTGTGGCAGTGCCTGGTCGCCACGGTCCTGCTCTGCTGTCTGACCTCGCTCGTGCTGAGCGCTTCGGCCGTGTTCCACACCGTGCGCGTCCACGTGTTCGCACCGGCGCCCGCCGCCGTCACCGAGGCGTACGACCTGGCCGCCGCGCCGCCCTGGACCACCGCGCTGGCGCTGCTGCTGGCCGGGGGCGCCGCCTGGACCACGGCCATGCTGGCCCGCGAACTGGTGGAGGCCCGCAGGCGCGGCAACCTGCGCCGGGCACACCTGCGCGAACGCGCCCCCGAGCTGCCCGCGGGTCTGCCCGCCGCCCGCGGCCCCCTTCTCGTACTGGAGGACGAGTACCCGGACGCGTGGTGGATGCCGGGCAGCCGCCCCCAACTCGTCGTCACGACGGGCGCCCTGCAGCGTCTCACCACCCAGCAGCTGGACGCCGTCCGGGCCCACGAACTCGGCCACGCCCGCGCCCATCACGACTGGCTGCTGCACCTCTCCCAGGCCCTGGCCGGCGGTTTCCCGGGCATCCCGGTGTTCAGCCACTTCCGCGACCAGACGCACCGCCTGGTCGAACTCTCCGCCGACGACACGGCATCCCGGCGCTGCGGCCACCTCACGACGGCCCTGGCCCTGATCGAACTGAACCAGCACCGCGGCGTCCTGTCCTGCGCGACCCCCCGCCCCCTGCTCCACCAACGAGTGGAGCGCCTCCTGGACCCCCCGCCCCGCCTCCCCAGAACCCACCGCAGGAGCACCACGACGGCAGCGGCCCTGGCCCCCCTGCTCCCCCTCCTGATCGCCTTCGCCCCGGCGCTGACGACACTGGGTTCCTAG